Proteins encoded within one genomic window of Pseudomonas cannabina:
- a CDS encoding SRPBCC family protein, protein MNTLHSNLKPDTLIKNPEQCRVVSAVEIPGDADSVWAVVGNFGGFQAFITALESTEVTGTGAGSVRKKLFKDGNVAIEQLNSRDDQALYMTWSLIHTSLPVSNLWAAMTVEAISEQACIASWTIVADSVAGGPEGAAFEAFLQGFADGAMSNVHSLFA, encoded by the coding sequence ATGAACACACTTCACAGCAATTTGAAGCCAGACACCCTGATTAAAAACCCTGAGCAATGCCGAGTGGTTTCAGCGGTGGAAATCCCCGGTGATGCCGACAGTGTTTGGGCTGTCGTAGGTAACTTTGGCGGCTTTCAGGCTTTCATTACGGCACTGGAAAGCACTGAGGTTACCGGCACAGGTGCAGGCTCGGTTCGCAAGAAGCTGTTCAAGGACGGCAACGTGGCCATCGAGCAGTTGAACTCGCGTGATGATCAGGCGTTGTACATGACCTGGTCGCTGATCCACACAAGTTTGCCTGTCAGCAATTTATGGGCGGCGATGACTGTTGAAGCGATCAGCGAACAAGCTTGCATTGCCAGCTGGACGATCGTAGCGGACTCCGTTGCGGGCGGGCCTGAGGGAGCTGCATTCGAAGCGTTTCTTCAGGGCTTTGCTGACGGTGCCATGAGCAATGTGCACAGTCTGTTTGCCTGA
- a CDS encoding non-ribosomal peptide synthetase, translated as MKRLEIVLMGHSPTLSELSAELQAHGHAVHHLPDQHALQAWSGIAGALLIEDGSLDLNEALPEISGHCVQLGLRVGFSPAQASGLSRLELLCWHGSVSTQRLITREWLTADESGNGRMLRDEAVARLVELAALHVSRFSRDDRYFESLTTTEPAQSDRQDGLQAVDRLLFEHRLNHTAQPHLLNIAETPISTRLEQALLTFAERPALSVHGHSFSYRELHAHSIAIQLHVLPLLIEHRAADTPPVIGICLTRSVELYAGILAILRCGAVYLPLDPGQPLQRQQYILENAGAMLLLHDGTHPLAAAEFPALNISAMTVLEMSADLMPVRPDQDAPCMALYTSGTTGQPKGVSLSQRNLSHFTAWYAEYVSLNERSRVLQFSTLSFDSSIIDIFPTWLSGAELVVPDDDQRRDPLQLLGVLQQGITHAFLPPALLSILPLDQPLGLEHVMTGGDVCEPHVIAQLAGQCHFHNLYGPTEATVLVTACEFSSSGSNRTLGHPIANSQVWILDEQLQPVAEQTPGELYIVGPGVCLGYINNPELTAERYVRLPTPDGQSLRAYRTGDIAKWTADGVELIGRRDNQVKIRGFRVEPEEIEHCLRASQLYRQVAVVVDSQRRILAFLAHPHGSHDEQALRAHVQRMLPDYMHPAVCTLLPGMPFASNGKIDRKALLDIPLSFTEQHDRRLPATGQEQALVELWAGLLELPPGDISTDESFFNLGGHSILLSRLLLGIRERFGRSIPINRFIEAPTVLTLASLIDSDGTSAHTISPQALRDASAQFQLATLPIGKLGDVHKVIVTGANGFLGVHIVEALLNWGATEIACLVREGSGQSAQQRFEHALRENRLDHLDLSRVKVYSADVTKPRLGLSDAVYEKLDREFGALVHNAANVNHVQDYETLARDNVVPVFECLKLCEGRSKKVFNFVSTLSASSAIDATGHVLEQPAAETPPIYIKNGYNLSKWVAERVLQRARDQGAWVNIYRPGNIAFNSVSGVCQPQKNRLMLMLKGSLQLGQVPKFDITFDLMPVDFLARFIGFHTSRYQPERAVFNLHNPEPLSWNSYVEAFREAGRQFELVSVAQWQTQLSRVDSQNALFGVLGFYLDGFEEDISDISMIEYQNTLAGIRHMGAQYPQKTPALLRKGCDYLKDIDFI; from the coding sequence ATGAAGCGCCTGGAGATTGTGCTCATGGGTCACAGCCCGACCCTGAGTGAACTGAGTGCCGAGTTGCAGGCACACGGACATGCGGTGCATCACTTGCCTGACCAGCACGCTCTGCAAGCGTGGTCGGGCATTGCAGGCGCGCTGCTGATCGAAGATGGCAGCCTGGACCTGAATGAAGCCCTGCCAGAAATATCCGGGCACTGTGTGCAGCTTGGTCTGCGTGTCGGTTTCAGCCCTGCGCAGGCGTCGGGGCTGTCCCGGCTGGAATTACTGTGCTGGCATGGGTCTGTCAGCACTCAACGGCTAATCACCCGGGAGTGGCTGACCGCAGATGAGTCAGGCAACGGGCGCATGCTGCGTGACGAGGCGGTCGCCAGACTGGTGGAGCTTGCGGCGTTGCACGTCAGCCGCTTTTCCAGGGATGACCGCTATTTCGAGAGTCTGACCACTACCGAGCCTGCGCAGAGTGACCGGCAGGACGGTTTGCAGGCGGTGGATCGGTTGCTGTTCGAACATCGCTTGAACCATACCGCACAACCACACCTGCTGAACATCGCCGAAACGCCAATCAGTACACGACTGGAGCAGGCGCTGCTGACCTTCGCCGAACGCCCGGCGCTGTCCGTCCACGGACATTCGTTCAGTTATCGCGAACTGCATGCGCACAGCATCGCCATCCAACTCCATGTGCTGCCGTTGCTGATCGAGCACCGGGCGGCTGACACCCCGCCAGTGATCGGGATTTGTCTGACCAGGTCGGTTGAGCTGTATGCAGGCATTCTGGCGATTCTGCGCTGCGGCGCGGTGTATCTGCCGCTCGATCCCGGTCAGCCATTGCAGCGTCAGCAGTACATCCTGGAAAACGCCGGGGCAATGCTGTTGCTGCACGACGGAACACACCCGTTGGCGGCTGCCGAATTTCCGGCATTGAACATCAGTGCGATGACCGTGCTGGAAATGTCTGCGGACCTGATGCCGGTTCGGCCCGACCAGGATGCGCCGTGCATGGCGCTGTACACATCGGGCACGACCGGGCAGCCGAAAGGCGTGTCGCTCAGCCAGCGCAACCTCAGCCACTTCACCGCCTGGTACGCCGAGTACGTCAGCCTGAACGAACGCAGCCGGGTGCTGCAGTTTTCAACGCTGAGTTTCGACTCTTCGATCATTGATATCTTCCCGACCTGGCTCAGTGGTGCTGAACTGGTGGTGCCCGATGACGATCAGCGACGTGATCCGTTGCAACTGCTGGGTGTGCTGCAACAAGGCATCACCCACGCGTTTTTGCCGCCCGCGCTATTGAGCATTCTGCCGCTGGATCAGCCGCTGGGGCTGGAACACGTGATGACCGGCGGCGACGTCTGTGAACCGCACGTCATCGCGCAACTGGCCGGGCAGTGTCATTTCCACAACCTCTATGGACCCACCGAAGCGACGGTGCTGGTCACCGCCTGCGAGTTTTCGTCATCCGGCAGCAACCGCACACTCGGGCATCCGATTGCCAACAGCCAGGTCTGGATTCTGGATGAGCAATTGCAACCGGTCGCCGAACAGACGCCGGGGGAGCTGTACATCGTCGGTCCCGGCGTTTGCCTGGGCTATATCAACAATCCCGAGCTGACAGCCGAGCGCTATGTACGGCTGCCCACGCCGGACGGGCAGTCTCTGCGCGCCTATCGCACCGGGGATATCGCGAAGTGGACGGCTGACGGTGTCGAGTTGATCGGTCGTCGCGACAATCAGGTGAAGATTCGCGGTTTCAGGGTCGAGCCTGAAGAGATCGAACATTGCCTGCGTGCCAGTCAGTTGTATCGACAGGTGGCCGTGGTGGTGGACAGCCAGCGGCGGATTCTTGCGTTTCTCGCGCACCCGCATGGCTCTCATGACGAACAGGCGCTGAGGGCTCACGTGCAGCGTATGCTGCCGGACTACATGCACCCTGCCGTTTGTACGCTGCTGCCCGGCATGCCATTTGCCAGTAACGGCAAGATCGACCGCAAGGCGCTGCTGGACATACCACTGAGCTTTACCGAACAACACGACCGCCGTTTACCTGCGACCGGACAGGAACAGGCACTGGTGGAGTTATGGGCAGGGTTGTTGGAACTGCCGCCGGGAGATATCTCGACCGACGAAAGCTTTTTCAATCTGGGCGGCCATTCGATTCTGCTGTCGCGCTTGCTACTGGGCATTCGGGAACGGTTCGGGCGCAGCATTCCGATCAACCGCTTCATCGAAGCCCCTACTGTTCTGACATTGGCCAGCCTGATCGATAGCGACGGCACATCAGCCCACACCATCAGTCCACAGGCGCTGCGGGATGCCAGTGCGCAGTTCCAGCTTGCGACGTTGCCTATCGGCAAGCTGGGAGATGTTCACAAGGTCATTGTCACCGGTGCCAACGGTTTTCTCGGTGTGCACATCGTGGAAGCGCTACTGAATTGGGGCGCAACCGAGATCGCCTGTCTGGTTCGTGAAGGATCGGGGCAAAGCGCACAGCAGCGCTTCGAGCATGCACTGCGGGAGAACCGGCTGGATCATCTGGACCTGAGTAGGGTGAAGGTCTATTCGGCCGATGTCACAAAGCCCAGGCTGGGGCTGAGCGATGCCGTTTATGAAAAGCTTGATCGGGAGTTCGGTGCACTGGTGCACAACGCGGCCAATGTGAACCACGTTCAGGACTACGAAACCCTCGCCCGGGATAACGTCGTACCGGTGTTCGAGTGCCTGAAACTGTGTGAAGGGCGCAGCAAGAAGGTCTTCAACTTCGTCTCGACGCTCTCTGCCTCCAGCGCTATCGATGCGACCGGGCATGTGCTTGAGCAGCCGGCTGCCGAGACCCCGCCGATCTACATCAAGAATGGTTACAACCTGTCCAAATGGGTTGCTGAGCGCGTCCTGCAGCGTGCGAGGGATCAGGGCGCGTGGGTAAATATCTATCGTCCTGGGAACATTGCCTTCAACAGTGTCAGCGGCGTCTGCCAGCCGCAAAAAAACCGTCTGATGCTGATGCTGAAGGGGTCCTTGCAGTTAGGTCAGGTCCCGAAGTTCGACATCACCTTCGACCTTATGCCGGTGGACTTTCTGGCGCGCTTCATCGGCTTTCATACCAGCCGTTATCAGCCCGAGCGTGCGGTGTTCAATCTGCATAACCCGGAGCCATTGAGCTGGAACAGCTACGTGGAGGCCTTCCGCGAGGCCGGGCGCCAATTCGAACTGGTCAGCGTGGCGCAATGGCAGACGCAGCTCAGTCGGGTCGACAGCCAAAACGCACTGTTCGGCGTATTGGGCTTTTACCTCGATGGATTCGAAGAGGACATCAGCGATATCTCGATGATCGAGTACCAGAACACCCTGGCCGGCATCCGCCACATGGGCGCGCAGTACCCGCAGAAAACCCCGGCGCTGCTGCGCAAGGGCTGCGATTACCTGAAGGACATCGACTTCATCTGA
- a CDS encoding diiron oxygenase translates to MKAEDYRSFIDAWEGRATIRTRPRRIVENDEKLIYPLSRQPLVLSDTFTRECAHLRDYALVQSLYKFINDVVIFETEIVDKTARSIAKDNFAIRFPFACRYDAMTVVVDEDYHALVAMDFMQQTIALTGIEAIMLPDEIELSRAIPAALALAPAHLRSAVELICVAIAENTVTSDVAAFARDDSVKQSVKGLMADHLLDEGRHSGFWARLVRIYWHTAPGPDRDCIARIMPVFIAQYLTNDIQSSFDFTLIEHLQVPDPVKQALKAETLAMSFPVNRHHPLIGNIVRFFKSSSMLDDPCVQRELAAYLPAQGSLQ, encoded by the coding sequence ATGAAAGCAGAAGACTACCGGTCGTTCATCGATGCGTGGGAGGGCCGCGCGACCATTCGCACTCGTCCGCGCAGGATCGTCGAGAACGATGAAAAACTGATCTATCCCCTCAGCCGCCAGCCGCTGGTGCTCAGCGACACGTTCACCCGCGAATGCGCGCATCTGCGTGATTACGCGCTGGTGCAGAGCCTCTACAAGTTCATCAATGACGTGGTGATTTTTGAAACCGAAATAGTCGACAAGACCGCACGCAGTATCGCCAAGGACAACTTCGCGATTCGCTTTCCGTTCGCCTGCCGTTATGACGCGATGACCGTGGTGGTCGACGAGGATTACCACGCGCTGGTGGCGATGGACTTCATGCAGCAAACCATAGCCCTTACCGGCATCGAGGCGATCATGTTACCCGACGAAATCGAACTGAGCAGGGCGATACCCGCAGCGCTCGCACTGGCGCCCGCCCATCTGCGCAGTGCCGTGGAACTGATCTGCGTCGCCATCGCGGAGAATACGGTAACCAGCGATGTTGCAGCGTTCGCCAGGGATGACTCGGTCAAGCAGTCGGTGAAGGGGCTGATGGCCGATCACTTGCTGGACGAAGGCCGGCATTCCGGATTCTGGGCCCGGCTGGTCAGAATCTACTGGCACACGGCACCCGGCCCGGACCGTGACTGTATCGCGCGCATCATGCCGGTGTTCATCGCTCAATACCTGACCAACGATATCCAGAGCAGCTTCGACTTCACGCTGATCGAGCACTTGCAGGTGCCCGATCCGGTCAAGCAGGCGCTCAAAGCCGAAACCCTGGCCATGAGCTTCCCCGTCAACCGCCATCACCCGCTGATCGGCAATATCGTGCGTTTCTTCAAGAGCAGTTCAATGCTGGACGATCCCTGTGTGCAGCGTGAGCTGGCAGCCTATCTACCGGCTCAGGGATCGCTGCAATGA